A region of Flocculibacter collagenilyticus DNA encodes the following proteins:
- a CDS encoding MlaA family lipoprotein: MDVLLMRRLFLLVGFSVLFGCTSPASVNQNTPPTMAAEPTEKLVTAKQDKPVAKEVLVVKSSQGTQTIEPTVVSYNPKQIDDPLEFINRPIFSFNDAIYRNALIPLSEGYLETVPEPVRDGVSNFFNNIREPLNFANHVFQIKPKEAGTNLVRFVVNTTVGLLGFFDPATAWLDLPAQKSRFNDTLAHYDVGHGVYLVLPVLGQSDLRNGFSTIIESQYSLIKEHTDNPETMYIQGYGSFHEFAPKTLSYEELRAKSDDPYLFFRNLYMQQILRDEQFEQD; encoded by the coding sequence ATCAAAATACGCCTCCCACAATGGCTGCTGAGCCTACTGAAAAGTTAGTAACGGCAAAGCAAGACAAGCCCGTCGCTAAAGAAGTCTTGGTCGTAAAAAGCAGCCAAGGTACGCAAACTATAGAACCCACTGTAGTTAGCTACAATCCAAAGCAAATTGATGATCCATTAGAGTTTATCAATCGTCCTATTTTTTCGTTTAACGATGCCATTTATCGCAACGCGCTTATTCCGTTAAGTGAAGGCTACTTAGAAACCGTACCTGAACCAGTGCGCGACGGGGTGAGCAACTTTTTTAATAATATTCGCGAACCACTTAATTTTGCTAACCATGTATTTCAAATAAAGCCTAAAGAAGCAGGAACCAACTTAGTTCGATTTGTTGTTAATACTACCGTAGGGTTATTAGGCTTTTTTGACCCCGCCACCGCATGGCTCGATTTACCTGCGCAAAAGTCGCGATTTAACGATACGCTTGCACATTATGATGTGGGGCATGGCGTGTATTTAGTGTTACCTGTGTTAGGCCAGTCTGATTTGCGTAATGGCTTTTCAACCATTATAGAAAGCCAATACAGTTTAATTAAAGAGCATACCGACAACCCAGAAACCATGTACATACAAGGTTATGGCAGCTTTCACGAGTTTGCACCTAAAACACTGAGCTATGAAGAATTACGCGCCAAAAGTGACGACCCGTATTTGTTCTTCCGAAATTTATATATGCAGCAAATTTTAAGGGATGAGCAGTTTGAACAAGACTAA
- a CDS encoding efflux RND transporter permease subunit, producing MNKTNATALSASSGVAKFITQHAIIIIALFVIVTSVLGWFIQQFKLDASADTLLIKNNPLYVQTQVMNQRFSPQEFILVAFEPKSGNVFSESTFEHIQQMSQAFSQLERVESVTNILNVPLLLNMQTLDPNLKAEEWTWQSKRYSPEVMKNTFDKHPLYTDLLVNEQQTATAIQIVFKADSALTELNNKITNIQKTVLTDELTAQQQADIDQLKRQAQPLEDKLQQQRWQEIDQIETIVKQHHDTGNVYLGGAHVLGYQLIKIIQSDLVIFGSAIGGVICLILFALFRRWRWVFIPIVCCGVSVAMTMGMFGMLGMRTTVISSNFIALQLILTLAIVIHLLVEFRQLAQQHPNAEQGELVAQTFNNKIKPCFYAGLTTSVGFGSLIFSNIQPVVTFGWMMIVAMVISISVSLLLFPALLSMFKRKEVTAPNSAFNAMLSGMANIANNHKGVIVALSVVVVVVSALGTLKLSVENSFLNYFKDTTQVRQELDFIDKQFGGSTPLDIVYTIPNPAEEKNLVVTAETIQTLQKIQHVLKQYDATGNVTSVVNFTELAKKINDGKPLTEYELTAVYHLLDDSLKDKLLGAYFIAEQDQLRISARVKDSTENLNRTEFLATLKQDIEGLGITKDSYSVTNLFVLYQDILQRLFNSQILTLGLVYIVLGIVLLLIFKSIKVALIALIPNIICTLVILGVMGWFNIALDLMTITIAAIAMGIAVDDTIHFVHRYLEENKHQNQSNESVNNTFNSVGYALLYTTLIITCGFGLLALSDFVPSILFGMLTGLAMLVALITDLTLLPALLGKFVKPKTT from the coding sequence TTGAACAAGACTAACGCAACCGCATTATCTGCAAGCAGTGGTGTCGCTAAATTTATTACTCAGCATGCCATTATCATTATTGCTTTATTTGTTATTGTAACCAGCGTACTAGGCTGGTTTATTCAACAATTTAAGCTAGACGCTTCAGCCGATACCTTACTGATAAAAAATAACCCGTTGTATGTACAAACGCAGGTGATGAATCAACGTTTTTCACCGCAAGAGTTTATCTTAGTGGCATTCGAGCCCAAAAGTGGCAACGTATTCAGCGAAAGTACCTTTGAACATATTCAACAAATGAGCCAAGCGTTTTCGCAACTTGAACGGGTAGAGTCGGTTACCAACATTCTTAATGTGCCGCTGCTGCTAAATATGCAAACGCTAGATCCTAATTTAAAGGCAGAAGAGTGGACGTGGCAAAGCAAGCGTTACAGCCCAGAGGTAATGAAAAACACCTTTGATAAGCACCCGCTATATACCGACTTACTAGTAAACGAACAGCAAACCGCTACCGCTATTCAAATTGTATTTAAAGCAGACAGCGCGTTAACCGAACTAAATAACAAGATCACCAACATTCAAAAAACGGTATTAACCGATGAATTAACCGCGCAACAACAAGCTGACATTGATCAATTAAAGCGGCAAGCTCAACCGCTAGAAGATAAGTTACAACAACAGCGCTGGCAAGAAATTGACCAAATTGAAACCATCGTTAAACAACACCACGATACCGGTAATGTGTACCTAGGCGGTGCGCATGTATTGGGGTATCAGCTAATCAAAATTATTCAAAGCGACTTAGTTATCTTCGGCAGCGCAATTGGCGGCGTAATCTGCTTAATTTTATTTGCTTTATTCAGACGTTGGCGCTGGGTATTTATTCCTATTGTGTGTTGTGGGGTCAGCGTTGCAATGACAATGGGCATGTTTGGCATGCTAGGCATGCGAACCACGGTTATTTCGTCTAACTTTATCGCACTTCAGCTAATTTTAACGTTAGCCATTGTTATTCACTTGCTGGTGGAGTTTCGCCAACTTGCACAGCAACATCCTAATGCCGAACAGGGCGAGCTAGTTGCACAAACCTTTAATAACAAAATTAAACCATGTTTCTATGCTGGATTAACAACGTCGGTTGGGTTTGGTTCACTTATTTTTAGTAATATTCAGCCCGTAGTCACATTTGGTTGGATGATGATAGTGGCCATGGTCATTTCTATTTCAGTGAGTTTATTGCTGTTTCCTGCCTTGTTAAGCATGTTTAAACGCAAAGAAGTAACAGCACCTAATTCGGCCTTTAATGCAATGTTAAGTGGTATGGCTAATATTGCGAATAACCATAAGGGCGTTATTGTTGCATTAAGCGTTGTAGTGGTTGTGGTTAGTGCACTAGGTACGCTGAAACTGTCGGTAGAAAACAGCTTTTTAAACTACTTTAAAGACACTACGCAAGTGCGCCAAGAACTCGATTTTATCGACAAGCAGTTTGGAGGTTCTACCCCGTTAGATATTGTGTATACCATTCCTAATCCTGCGGAAGAAAAAAATTTAGTGGTTACCGCAGAAACGATTCAAACACTACAAAAAATACAGCATGTGCTAAAACAATACGACGCCACAGGCAATGTAACGTCGGTCGTTAATTTTACCGAGCTAGCAAAAAAAATTAACGACGGAAAACCGCTCACCGAATATGAGTTAACCGCTGTTTATCACTTACTGGATGACTCGCTAAAAGACAAATTACTAGGTGCTTATTTTATTGCAGAACAAGATCAGCTACGTATTTCTGCCAGAGTTAAAGATTCGACCGAAAACTTAAACCGAACAGAATTTCTTGCCACATTAAAACAAGATATTGAAGGGCTGGGGATCACCAAAGATAGTTATTCCGTCACTAATTTATTTGTGTTGTATCAAGACATTCTACAGCGTTTATTTAACTCGCAAATTCTTACCTTAGGTTTGGTGTATATTGTGCTTGGCATTGTGTTATTGCTGATCTTTAAATCCATAAAAGTGGCATTAATCGCGTTAATTCCAAACATTATATGTACATTGGTAATTTTAGGAGTAATGGGCTGGTTTAATATCGCGCTAGATTTAATGACCATCACCATTGCCGCCATTGCAATGGGCATTGCGGTGGACGACACCATACACTTTGTTCATCGTTATTTAGAAGAAAATAAACATCAAAACCAAAGTAACGAGTCGGTTAATAACACCTTTAACAGCGTGGGTTATGCCTTACTGTACACCACGTTAATTATTACCTGCGGCTTTGGCTTATTGGCACTGTCAGACTTTGTACCTAGCATTTTGTTTGGCATGTTAACGGGATTAGCGATGTTAGTGGCTTTAATTACTGACCTAACGCTACTGCCAGCGTTATTAGGTAAGTTTGTTAAGCCAAAAACAACGTAA
- a CDS encoding AraC family transcriptional regulator, which produces MNFHHQLQQVMLHIDKVLFANECNQLTETHNSKVAEYPLSLAALCNIACLSRFHFHRVFKAQIGITLNQYVLKQRLSRAAYQLAYRDHLSILDIALDNYFDSAESFSRAFKRQFACTPSQCRHDPAKCVSSHTLNNFTNGKEEPFMVNTTQTEEVLIDQTLPSDVSIVDFPDTQVALLIHQGDPQHLPSTLRRFIAWRKDNKCGPKVSATFNLLFDDPESCQPQDYRFGLAAELPAGFNLAQVTNSDLTLSTIPAGRCAVLRHQGDDNTLGQKVDWLYQHWLSQSGEQLRDFPIYLHRISFYPETPQSELITDIYLPLEG; this is translated from the coding sequence ATGAACTTCCACCATCAATTACAACAAGTAATGTTACATATCGACAAGGTGCTGTTTGCAAATGAATGTAACCAGTTAACTGAAACTCATAACTCAAAAGTTGCCGAATACCCGCTAAGCTTGGCCGCGTTGTGCAATATTGCTTGTTTATCGCGTTTTCACTTTCATCGTGTATTCAAAGCACAAATAGGTATTACCTTAAATCAATATGTACTCAAGCAACGCTTATCACGTGCAGCGTATCAATTAGCTTATCGCGATCATTTGTCGATACTGGATATTGCACTGGATAATTATTTCGACAGTGCAGAATCATTTTCACGAGCTTTTAAGCGTCAGTTTGCTTGCACACCCAGCCAATGCAGACATGACCCAGCTAAGTGCGTTAGCTCACACACCTTAAATAACTTCACCAACGGCAAAGAGGAACCCTTCATGGTTAACACAACTCAAACAGAAGAAGTATTGATAGATCAAACATTACCCAGTGACGTAAGTATTGTTGATTTTCCAGACACACAAGTTGCACTGTTAATACATCAGGGCGACCCTCAACACCTTCCTAGCACCTTAAGACGCTTTATCGCATGGCGCAAAGACAACAAGTGCGGGCCAAAAGTGAGCGCAACCTTTAACTTATTATTTGATGACCCCGAAAGTTGCCAGCCACAAGATTATCGTTTTGGTTTAGCAGCAGAATTACCCGCAGGCTTTAACTTAGCGCAAGTAACAAACTCTGATCTAACCTTATCCACCATACCCGCAGGGCGCTGCGCAGTACTCCGCCATCAAGGTGACGACAATACATTAGGCCAAAAAGTAGATTGGCTTTATCAGCATTGGTTATCACAGTCAGGTGAACAGCTAAGAGACTTCCCAATATATCTACACCGCATAAGCTTTTACCCTGAGACACCACAAAGCGAGCTCATTACCGATATTTATTTGCCGTTGGAAGGGTAG
- a CDS encoding IS982 family transposase translates to MNKLVELFCDVDDFCKVFIPEWEKQLIADGTQKRKRRSRLTMSEVMTIIIGFHMSHYRDFKNYYTGHVSRFCREEFPHLLSYTRFLELMPRTIVPMCAYFTSLKGKPTGIEFIDSTTLTVCHNIRIPRHKTFNGIARRGKSTMGWFYGFKLHLIVNYRGEIVAAKVTTGNVHDTKPVEELAAGLTDKLYGDKGYLSKALEASLFEKGVTLITTVRKNMKAKAMSLWDRAMLSKRFIIETINDQLKNISQIEHSRHRSMNGFMLNLMAGLVAYCLKDNKPSLNLTDSELNSMIVA, encoded by the coding sequence ATGAATAAATTAGTTGAACTCTTCTGTGATGTCGATGATTTTTGCAAAGTATTTATTCCCGAATGGGAAAAGCAATTGATTGCAGACGGCACACAAAAACGTAAGCGTCGAAGTAGATTGACGATGAGTGAAGTCATGACAATTATTATTGGCTTCCACATGTCCCATTACCGAGATTTTAAAAATTATTACACTGGTCATGTCAGTCGCTTTTGTCGAGAAGAATTTCCACATTTGCTTAGTTATACACGCTTTTTAGAGCTAATGCCGCGAACAATAGTGCCAATGTGTGCGTACTTCACCTCACTTAAAGGTAAGCCTACAGGCATTGAGTTCATTGACTCCACTACTTTAACCGTTTGTCATAATATTCGAATTCCCAGACATAAAACATTTAATGGTATAGCAAGGCGAGGGAAATCGACGATGGGCTGGTTTTATGGTTTCAAACTTCACCTTATCGTTAATTATCGGGGAGAGATCGTTGCAGCCAAAGTCACCACAGGCAACGTTCATGATACTAAACCAGTCGAAGAGCTAGCTGCTGGTTTGACAGATAAATTGTACGGAGATAAAGGTTATCTCAGCAAAGCACTGGAAGCTTCGTTGTTTGAAAAAGGGGTGACATTAATTACTACCGTTCGCAAGAATATGAAAGCCAAAGCGATGTCGTTATGGGACAGAGCGATGCTATCTAAGCGATTTATTATTGAAACTATTAATGACCAATTAAAGAATATCTCCCAAATTGAACACTCCAGACATCGCAGTATGAATGGTTTTATGTTGAACTTAATGGCAGGATTAGTGGCTTACTGCCTTAAAGACAATAAGCCAAGCCTTAATTTAACTGACTCAGAGCTTAATTCTATGATCGTGGCTTAA
- a CDS encoding DUF6973 domain-containing protein, translated as MSSTYNQYNMLTAQEKSYLGRHPHHGFAINEAKKVAYRETKKLFGVNGRNDKSDAFRHCFWTAMLARDLGVQNARQFTTAHESGPRNPPKEKAMDLHNNSVGLRIGRSGGGNASLSNRCFAALQAGELKVIK; from the coding sequence ATGTCAAGTACATATAATCAATATAATATGCTTACAGCTCAAGAAAAGTCTTATCTTGGTAGGCATCCCCATCATGGTTTTGCAATTAATGAAGCTAAGAAAGTCGCATATAGGGAAACTAAGAAACTATTTGGTGTGAATGGGAGAAATGATAAGTCTGACGCCTTTAGGCATTGCTTTTGGACTGCAATGTTGGCTAGAGACTTAGGAGTTCAAAATGCAAGGCAATTTACTACTGCTCATGAGTCTGGACCAAGAAACCCGCCTAAAGAAAAAGCAATGGATTTACATAACAACAGTGTAGGCCTTCGTATAGGAAGATCTGGTGGTGGAAATGCTTCATTAAGTAACCGCTGTTTTGCAGCATTACAAGCAGGTGAGCTGAAGGTAATTAAATGA
- a CDS encoding PhzF family phenazine biosynthesis protein — MKKVEAFLVCSFTENGAGGNPAGVVLHADNLSDEEKSEIAKTVGYSETAFVSRDEAVDFELSFFTVTGEVDFCGHATLAAFSILHQKGMVSEGQYVQRTKAGLLAVTVECNGHIVMEQKLPDYRGVHSYEVISGLIGIDSAVLESTQLPIEVISTGLPDIIVPVPLGYLDKIQVNESLLSDFCKRHEVIGVHAFELCEEGSELTASCRNFAPLFGIPEESATGSASGALACYLTKHLGSTHSNYFTFEQGRTMGCISRIKASVELNEQGITKVKVGGFAREVGQQKISV; from the coding sequence TTGAAGAAAGTTGAAGCTTTTTTAGTTTGTTCTTTTACCGAGAATGGCGCTGGAGGAAATCCTGCGGGTGTTGTGTTGCACGCAGATAATCTATCGGACGAAGAGAAGTCAGAAATAGCAAAAACTGTTGGTTACTCTGAAACTGCGTTTGTTTCTCGAGATGAAGCAGTCGACTTTGAGTTGTCTTTTTTTACGGTTACCGGTGAAGTTGATTTTTGTGGCCACGCAACGTTAGCGGCATTTTCAATTTTGCATCAAAAAGGAATGGTATCCGAAGGGCAATATGTTCAAAGAACTAAAGCCGGTTTACTTGCGGTAACTGTAGAGTGTAATGGTCATATAGTTATGGAACAAAAGTTACCTGATTATCGCGGGGTGCATAGTTACGAAGTGATATCAGGATTAATTGGAATTGATTCGGCTGTATTAGAGTCCACCCAGTTGCCTATCGAGGTTATTTCAACAGGCTTGCCTGATATTATTGTTCCTGTGCCACTGGGGTATCTTGATAAAATCCAAGTGAACGAGTCTTTACTCAGTGACTTTTGTAAAAGACATGAGGTTATTGGTGTTCATGCTTTTGAATTGTGCGAGGAAGGCAGCGAGCTTACAGCGAGTTGCCGAAATTTTGCACCTTTGTTTGGTATCCCTGAAGAGTCAGCAACGGGGAGTGCTAGCGGTGCTTTAGCATGCTATTTAACCAAGCATCTTGGTAGTACACACTCGAATTATTTTACTTTCGAACAAGGTAGAACAATGGGCTGTATTTCAAGAATTAAGGCATCAGTTGAGTTGAACGAACAGGGTATCACCAAGGTGAAGGTAGGGGGCTTTGCTCGTGAAGTTGGGCAACAGAAAATTTCTGTATAA
- the sigZ gene encoding RNA polymerase sigma factor SigZ translates to MSIEQIWSDYKASLKRFIQSKVANEADVEDLLQDILIKTHNNLEQLKSHKSIKSWLFQIANYTIIDFYRRKSRNTSLNAEDTWLKEVDENEAREYVANCIVPFINALPEEQAALLTAIDINNQSQKEYAHNVGISYSTLKSRVQKSRRELKNIFDQCCHFKFDKQGNLYDFEEKRR, encoded by the coding sequence ATGAGTATTGAACAAATTTGGTCGGACTATAAGGCGTCATTAAAGCGATTTATACAGTCTAAAGTGGCTAATGAAGCCGATGTGGAAGACTTGCTGCAAGACATATTAATCAAAACCCATAATAATCTTGAACAATTAAAAAGCCACAAAAGCATCAAGTCTTGGCTATTTCAAATTGCCAATTACACCATAATCGACTTTTACCGACGTAAAAGCCGTAACACTAGCTTAAATGCAGAAGATACTTGGTTAAAAGAGGTAGATGAAAACGAAGCCCGAGAGTACGTAGCTAACTGCATTGTCCCATTTATTAATGCATTACCAGAAGAACAAGCTGCGCTATTAACAGCAATTGATATTAATAATCAATCTCAAAAAGAGTATGCACATAACGTAGGCATTAGCTATTCAACGTTAAAATCTAGAGTACAAAAAAGCCGTCGCGAGCTAAAAAACATTTTCGACCAGTGTTGCCACTTCAAGTTCGATAAACAAGGTAACTTATATGATTTTGAAGAGAAAAGGCGGTAG
- the arsH gene encoding arsenical resistance protein ArsH produces MNYLTHETFNLIPNYQPPSTHKPKVLILYGSLRKNSYSRMAAEEAGRILESMGAEVKLFDPKGLPLFDNNESVMHPKVIELRELVQWSEAQVWSSPEIHGNMSGVMKTQIDWIPLSIGAIRPTQGKVLAVMQVSGGSQSFNAINNMRVLGRWMRMFTIPNQSSIAKAYNEFTSDGVMKDTSYRNRVVDVMEELMRFTYLVRDHSEFFVDRYSERRAITQSIQ; encoded by the coding sequence ATGAACTATTTAACACATGAAACGTTTAATTTAATACCCAATTACCAGCCACCAAGCACGCATAAGCCAAAGGTATTGATCTTGTATGGCTCACTTAGAAAAAATTCATATAGCCGCATGGCAGCTGAAGAGGCTGGCAGAATACTAGAATCAATGGGAGCAGAGGTTAAGCTTTTCGACCCAAAGGGCCTTCCATTGTTTGACAATAATGAGTCTGTTATGCACCCAAAAGTAATTGAGTTAAGGGAATTGGTTCAATGGTCAGAAGCGCAAGTTTGGTCCTCTCCTGAAATTCACGGCAATATGTCTGGTGTAATGAAAACGCAAATTGACTGGATACCCTTGTCGATTGGTGCAATTAGGCCAACTCAGGGGAAAGTACTAGCGGTGATGCAGGTAAGTGGAGGTTCACAAAGCTTTAATGCAATCAATAATATGAGAGTACTTGGCAGGTGGATGAGGATGTTTACCATTCCAAATCAATCTTCCATTGCAAAAGCATATAACGAATTTACCTCTGATGGCGTGATGAAAGACACTTCTTATAGAAACAGGGTCGTGGATGTGATGGAAGAATTAATGCGATTTACTTATTTAGTGCGCGATCACAGTGAGTTCTTTGTGGACAGATACAGTGAACGACGTGCAATAACGCAAAGTATTCAGTAA
- a CDS encoding CPBP family intramembrane glutamic endopeptidase yields the protein MKLVNVSMKTASQSSGLNTPSPIAFWFDLVIYISIMFLLREVYFSEFSFITNGLFWSLTTLLVASILMRVRQVSWKEIGLFKPQSYKRALLATGFIFAFTIISILIFQMFKEQLGLQLAPDRSAENAASKFGDLSGNWMLFFSIIPFIWLQSMLEEVLDRGFLINWIEKALSSTWFATIVAVLVQAIIFGFRHSQDVSVRSITVALIGLAMGIGYIAFGRNLWPLIFAHCALNTMSMLERV from the coding sequence GTGAAATTAGTGAATGTAAGCATGAAAACGGCCTCCCAAAGCTCAGGCTTAAACACGCCCTCGCCAATCGCATTTTGGTTTGATTTGGTAATTTATATCTCAATTATGTTTTTATTAAGGGAGGTATATTTTTCAGAATTTAGCTTTATTACGAACGGGCTCTTTTGGTCTTTAACAACGCTGCTTGTTGCAAGTATTTTGATGCGGGTACGACAGGTTTCATGGAAAGAAATTGGGTTATTTAAGCCGCAAAGTTATAAGCGTGCGCTGTTAGCAACTGGGTTTATATTTGCTTTCACCATTATTTCTATACTTATTTTTCAAATGTTTAAAGAGCAATTAGGGTTGCAACTTGCTCCTGATCGTTCAGCAGAAAATGCCGCATCTAAATTTGGGGACTTATCAGGAAACTGGATGTTATTTTTTAGCATCATCCCATTTATTTGGCTACAGTCCATGCTGGAGGAGGTGTTAGATAGAGGTTTTTTGATTAATTGGATTGAAAAAGCACTATCTAGTACTTGGTTTGCTACGATTGTTGCTGTGTTAGTTCAAGCGATTATTTTCGGCTTTAGGCACTCGCAAGACGTATCAGTAAGATCCATTACGGTTGCTTTAATTGGTCTTGCTATGGGGATTGGATATATCGCATTTGGCAGAAATTTATGGCCGTTAATTTTTGCTCATTGTGCACTTAACACCATGTCTATGTTAGAAAGGGTCTAG
- a CDS encoding GNAT family N-acetyltransferase, which produces MDISLKDITKDNWVDMIELEITKDQEDYVALNAESIAASKFYDYYVNRGIYLGDKPVGFIQYYPNYEDGKPNEIFIDQLMIDVEHQGKGLGTKAVELVINEIKQLKGFNAISICYVEGHDVMKPFFERFGFKVIEQDEFDETIMELHYA; this is translated from the coding sequence ATGGACATTAGTCTTAAAGACATCACCAAAGACAATTGGGTTGACATGATAGAGCTTGAAATCACTAAAGATCAGGAGGATTACGTCGCCCTAAATGCGGAATCAATTGCAGCTTCTAAATTTTATGATTATTACGTTAATCGTGGCATTTATTTAGGCGACAAGCCTGTTGGATTTATTCAATATTATCCTAACTATGAAGACGGCAAGCCCAACGAAATATTTATCGATCAGCTAATGATAGATGTTGAACATCAAGGCAAAGGCTTAGGCACAAAGGCCGTTGAATTAGTAATCAATGAAATAAAGCAACTAAAGGGTTTTAACGCCATTTCTATTTGTTATGTTGAAGGGCATGACGTAATGAAACCCTTTTTTGAACGTTTTGGTTTTAAGGTGATTGAGCAAGACGAATTCGACGAAACCATTATGGAGCTTCATTACGCATAG
- a CDS encoding alpha/beta hydrolase has protein sequence MKLTSFLVLFMCFFATDLSAKSTATTPFVIANTDTLEVVDPHENRPYKVYVKLPVKYDPSIAYPVIYMTDGNYLFPTLAGSLGIPMSAGKITNSFLVGVSWQSDIPAPDSRVRDYTHTVDESWKRKTGEAENYLSFLRNTVIPLVEKKYKTEPTSRTYIGNSLGGLFGGYVLLQAPKTFKNYVLSSPSFWFDNESLITNVGKFNAKNVDANVYISVGELETPETGETIHNMVDVATRFHKILSAKPAPALQTHLNIVDAANHEVAFATSAIQGLYWLSKNNI, from the coding sequence ATGAAACTCACTTCTTTTTTAGTATTGTTTATGTGCTTTTTTGCTACAGATTTGTCTGCAAAAAGCACCGCAACCACCCCTTTTGTTATTGCGAATACAGATACATTAGAGGTTGTAGACCCACATGAAAACCGTCCGTATAAAGTGTATGTAAAGCTTCCTGTAAAATACGATCCTTCTATCGCTTATCCTGTTATTTATATGACGGATGGTAATTATCTTTTTCCCACGTTGGCTGGTTCATTAGGAATTCCGATGTCGGCAGGGAAGATTACAAATAGCTTTTTAGTTGGTGTTTCTTGGCAAAGTGATATTCCAGCTCCAGACAGTCGAGTACGTGATTACACTCATACGGTTGATGAAAGCTGGAAGCGTAAAACGGGAGAGGCGGAAAATTATTTATCTTTTTTACGCAACACAGTTATCCCTTTAGTGGAGAAAAAATACAAAACAGAGCCGACCTCGCGCACTTATATTGGTAATTCGTTAGGTGGATTGTTTGGTGGTTATGTTTTATTACAAGCGCCTAAAACCTTTAAAAATTATGTGCTTTCAAGTCCGTCATTTTGGTTCGACAATGAATCACTGATTACCAATGTAGGCAAATTTAATGCTAAAAATGTAGATGCCAATGTGTATATTTCAGTGGGTGAATTAGAAACGCCAGAAACAGGAGAAACCATTCATAACATGGTAGATGTGGCAACTCGCTTTCATAAAATACTTTCAGCCAAACCTGCGCCAGCGTTGCAAACTCATTTGAACATTGTAGACGCAGCCAATCATGAGGTAGCTTTTGCAACGTCTGCAATTCAAGGGTTGTATTGGCTTTCAAAAAACAATATTTAA
- a CDS encoding imm11 family protein produces the protein MTKFNDEYYIASPCNNDEDQSFISVHKRSEHLRFNRTRLISGAPFFVEKAFQERDKRLNINCVNTDIMFGCGTLIMNDIVKSKISQFEISGTQLYPSILIDSDNRWHENYWYLNIWERLDCWSRNMSVYEPAEDGDENGAIVDRYHLDSAVLNDIPEPNRLIFRMGGESFAHTFFHKKIVDIFEENNFTGIRFFKVSEYESGDEF, from the coding sequence GTGACAAAATTTAATGATGAATACTATATTGCATCACCATGTAATAATGATGAAGATCAATCGTTTATATCAGTTCATAAAAGGTCGGAGCATTTAAGGTTTAACCGAACTAGGCTTATTTCAGGAGCCCCTTTTTTTGTTGAGAAAGCTTTTCAAGAGAGAGATAAGCGCCTAAATATTAATTGTGTTAATACAGATATAATGTTTGGATGTGGCACACTCATTATGAATGATATTGTAAAGAGTAAGATATCTCAGTTTGAAATAAGTGGCACGCAACTTTATCCAAGTATTTTAATAGATTCAGACAATCGTTGGCACGAAAACTATTGGTATTTAAATATATGGGAGCGACTTGATTGTTGGAGCCGTAACATGTCAGTTTACGAGCCAGCAGAAGACGGAGATGAAAACGGTGCTATTGTTGATAGGTATCATTTAGATAGTGCAGTTTTAAATGATATTCCTGAGCCGAACCGTTTAATATTTAGAATGGGCGGTGAAAGCTTTGCACATACATTCTTTCACAAAAAAATAGTAGATATATTCGAGGAAAATAATTTTACAGGTATCCGCTTTTTTAAAGTAAGTGAGTATGAATCAGGTGACGAATTTTAA